The genomic window gatggtctttatttttttgtgacaCCCTGGATTACACTGTAGACCTGTGAGCCATGTTTCTTTCATATTCTTCAACTTCATATAGCTGAAATGACACATGTGATTTACTCATCTGTATTGCCTTAGGTTTTGCATTGCCTCTTTTACACATAAATCTGCTCAGTGAACATATTCTACTTTGCAGATACAGGTACGATTCAATACAATAGAAATGCACTGGAGTAATTCTGCTTTCTGGGAATTAATCTTGATCCATATCTCATGGATTTGTGTTTGATAGTTTGTTTGctcatttgctttttgtttgcataggtttgagatttttttattttgtttttgtgaaagggtcctacttaaaatattttgatctgaAAATTATGTGCATATTTGCTTGATAGAAAGACTTCCACATTATCAGTGTGGGAGTCTCGCTTTCCACTACCAGTTTTGGTTAAACAGGTaaattgatttctctgttactattagagcattagctcagaagcttagtgGTTGATATAATGTTGAGGAAGATTTACTAAATTCATCTTGACCATGtattcctttctgacttcttggcaTGAGCCTTTTGACTCGAGACTTTAGAAGATGAGCATTCAAACCGCACCCACACTCAAGAAGCTGGCaattcagtctctggtgagagatgAGGATTTGGCCATATCCTCTTTGGAGGAGCTACCCTCTGtactcttcccagcactgttcaaggaggccttcactggcagacaaaccaagctcataaaggcaatgttggaagcctggcctttcccctgtctccctgtggggGCATTGATGAAGATGCCTAAACTGGAAATGTTGCAAGCTCTGCTAGATGGAATAGACATGCAAATAACTCAAGGGTTTCACTCCAGGTGAGCAAAGGTCAAGTATTATATAAGAGACCATGTGGGGTACACTGTAGAGATTGTGGTGTCATTGTGAATGGCTTCTGATGGGATTATCAGACAGGGATTCAGGAACCTTATAGCTATTGTGTGCTTGGATTAAGGACAGTTATCAGTGGATTAGGGCTTAGCTCCCAGCAGCCTCATAGTAGAATGTGCCTATCTATCCCTGCCATTCCTAAAACCATTAATAATGGGACTAGGGAGAAATAATGAGtaacttagaggaaggaaagtggtcagGGCCACACATGCAGCTCACGGAAAAGtgtgcagcatgcatgtgtgcacattgcactattgtttaaaaaatatatagcttGGCAGGCTGAGGGGTATTTCACTATAGAGTCACTTAGTGAAACCTTACTGAGGGTCATCACAGCTGCTCATACTTGACATGTTTCACCCTCAGCAGGGGAAAACTTCAGGTTCTGGACCTGAGGAATGTGCACCATGCCTTTTGGAACATATGGGCTGGTACAGAGGACGAtagctgttcttcagagcccttggATGAGAAACCAGTAGTGACGGTCCTTCCCAGATATGCAGTGAGGAGGCACCTGAAGGTTGTAGCTGAATTGTGCCTCAGCCACGCCTTAATGAAGGACAAGCAGCCTTCTTGaagtgggcccagcagagaaaggactcCCTACATTTGTGTTGTACAAAGATGAAGATCTGGGCTATGCCCATGGACATTATCAGCAagatcttgaatatatttcatccagagcatattgaggaattggaactgaacactcagtggaatttgtacaagctggctgaatttgcttcctgctttgggcaGATAAGAAATCTTTGCAAACTCTTCCTGGCACCCCTCTACAAGAACATCTTCAACATTGCCaataggacaggagacagagaagagcagtGTATCTTAGTGGTTCAGAGGTGGGCCTAATGTCTCTTTTCACAACACCAGCAGATATGTTTCCTTAATGTATCTACATCACACCAAGATAACAAATGTAGCTCTtatataaatgtttctttttctgttattgttgtttgatttttttttgttttctacacagtttctctgtggagctttggatgtcctagaactcttcAAACCAGGTAAGCCTCCAACCCTCCAAGTCAACTGAAGTTGGAGGAAAGACACTTAATATATCCAAGGATTTGATCTCTTGGAGCTCTAGCAAGTTAGGGATTGTAATCCTCACAGGTGAGAAAAAATATTACACTTTGTAGTATTCcagtattcaaaccaccacacttgcaAAATCTAGAAACTCATTGTCCTGAATTCCCAGAGAGTTCAT from Apodemus sylvaticus chromosome 11, mApoSyl1.1, whole genome shotgun sequence includes these protein-coding regions:
- the LOC127696084 gene encoding PRAME family member 18-like, yielding MSIQTAPTLKKLAIQSLVRDEDLAISSLEELPSVLFPALFKEAFTGRQTKLIKAMLEAWPFPCLPVGALMKMPKLEMLQALLDGIDMQITQGFHSSRGKLQVLDLRNVHHAFWNIWAGTEDDSCSSEPLDEKPVVTVPEDTLGDPLHHSLPNFTVIHGFLFLQSEPLSVKTSGNNRSDLIWF